The region GTAGATTTGTACCCTCACAGCCTTGTGAAGTGTTGGGGGCTACTTTGTCACCCCATATCGGGGTAACTTTGCCACCCTAATTTACATATTACGCCGACAGTTTCGAATAGATTTATAGATTAATTCTGGAATACCCTTCAAACCAGAATGAAATCTATAAGTTAAATGGTTCAAAGGGTGTTCCAGAGTTATCCATACTAATAGTTCTTATTATTTCAGGTCAGATCACATCAGTACCATGGGGCTTCTTTGCCACCCAATGTATTGACTTCTAGATTGTTCAGAGAGGTTTTTTGTCATTCATATTATATTTTAGAAACCCAAAGGGTGGCAAAGAACCCTTAATCAAAGGTTGAACTTGCTTCAAAATAGGTCTGGCAAAGTAGCCCCGACCCACAGGGCTACTTTGCcacccaatgttttttttttaaatggggcaCAGAGTGCCCCAATAGTTTTCATACTACATGCAAAATGCACTGGCATATAGCTTTCCTAAAACCACCTATATGTAACAATTCATGCAAACATAAAAAGAGGGCGCACCACAACATCCAAAAAATGTGGCAAAGTACCCCCGGTTTACGGTAATTAGTTAGGGATTGTTTTAtttaacctctggcatgagagattgagaatgtgggttaaagataagccactctgtgttctcattttgcaactaaaaaAGGCTTCTCATACAGGGGCATCGCTAGAGGGGGCTATGTGGGGGGGGATGACACCCCCAATGCACAATTTTTGTCGGCAACATTGACTGTTCATAGTTGacagtggtgatacaaacccaccctttttttattttataccctttataccaaaactctgAAACCCGCCCTTTCTAAGCGTGGTTACTGATCATAGATGAGTGGTAATGGTGATCaaggaggtgcagatttgcatccaaagagaattacataattgaagttttagatgaccaaacagaatgggatttcaatagtttttttgtgtttcatttagtgtcattcTATCGGAAATTACAAtaagctttgagattgcaattgttggcctctaaacccaccctttttatcagtgaccacgctttatatttggacacacattttaacaCATTTAACATTTTGTGGACCCTTCAAACCCAACCTTTCTAAAGCCTGGGTTACCAACAGTGCTGTTGATTGTGATTGTCAGCAATTAAAgtgaaagctatgtgattgtcggcaaactGCAATAGtcatataaaagattattgtgttacgaaattgtgctgttgttacgtaatacagggtgtaacaataaactttgtacaattgcattttgacttctcaggaaaaaactaaaagagttacgtgaaaaatgttatatgcaatagaatcagtaatatcttggctaaaagaagatgtttagttggtttctttactagcttgggttcaaaagttatgtccgattaattaaatcgtccagaaaagcgtgttgggccacttttgccattttagcatatcaagtttgaaccgcgtgaGATTGTGTTTATCGTGCattgaacatcaaagaactgacacaaaagaattataagtggtgtttcttcagataattaacatgaacttaataataatatgatatttctttaaaatctataaatgaagtcatgaaatgtctttcaaattatcttataaataaagtaatttctcatatccctgagatatcattggtacattgcacccataagtacaaaacaataaaaatttgaaatcaagTTCAgttgggcttctagctgttctggggcgaccactattgccagcatttctgtcaacaaattttacatacttctcatagttatatgtaattgtatgccttgaaggaagatgtgagtttggaaaatgagctataaacaatcttatggtttctgcttgacacgccttgactccatgtgctaccgaatgtcacaaccataaaaatacgctcttacaacgtgaattggggttgaaggtattgagctgcagccacgatttctagtaaatgaggttgttatgtcagtgcttagttgtgactttcaaaaactcaaggagatattctattatgtcattctaccacttcgaataccccattgtttaaatcgacctatcataagagcaccgtccaactggtccatggttcaactctattcagtcacttttgtagcacttagacaaaagtggcccaagcggttttaagaccaggttacataattggctatatcttcacttgtatatctacgattttattggaacaaagcttatctggtggctaaagaaattatcttaatagacatattaatatcaaaccaaaaaataggcggcatacttgtgtcattctattttcaaaattgtacaaattttattgttacaccctgtagaccTATTGTTtatgttagggctcatattgaaataccctaccacgttttcacacagaaagaaggcaggattcccctcgctaagcgtgcgccttaggaaagctcggtcaggaaagcgcgctcctaatttaagtcagCGAaatggctaattgcagtgttataatcacacaggattttaacaaaaggctagcacaggaaagctgcaggatggtgcacaccttcctgtgtaagggaatttcaaaaagagCCCTTATATAGTTACTAATTAAAAAAAGTTTGTGAAAATTATTTTGACCCTAaaccccccactttttagattcttgagcgccgtccGGGCTAAAAATAATTTGGGTCTACACATTcgcaaaatatttccgtcggcaaaacatgctgtacaccccccgaatcatattggtctagagACGCCCCATGTTCTCATCAACCTTAAATTGACGGACCGGGATGCTAGCCATCCGTTGTAATATAATAAAATGGCGGACATGCCAAGCACCCTCACTATGTTCGGTATGAGGGTGCTTGACCAGGCATAGAAACGGGGCACTCTCAGACCCTGACATTCCTGAGCTTGTGTTGCGGTGATGACGTAGTTCCAGCATCAGTACGGAAGAATAGACTTTTTGCAGGACATCCTCTTATACAGGAAAGAGAGAGGAAAGTAACAGCGTTGATATGGCGTTGGTTCCAGTACTTACTGTGTAATGCAAGATATATCATATTCGGCGTCAAATATTATAATTGATTTTTCGCCGACAAACGTTTATCTGctcggagcaggcgactacaggcTTTCTTAGGGGGAGAGTGGATTTTTTCTCATCATgagaaaatattttataatttacaAAACTTTCTTTGCTTGGTCTATTTTACAGGTCAAAACTTTGAAGGAAAAAGTTGAAGAAGAAAAAGGCAAAGATTTCCCTGCTGCAGGACAGAAGTTAATATATGCTGGTAGGTATTCAACATGTCTTTTTGTTTTTATGTGACTAATATTGAGGAGTCAGTAACACAAAGACGTGTAACtccatttttggctaaaatgggaTTGTGgtatcaaaattttcagaaattttCTTCCTTCCTCTAACACATCTTTCCCACATGATATTATTTTGTCCTTATTAGTATTACTAGCTTTACCTTGTGTCAGAGAATAGCAAAAGAAATTCTCATTTTTAGCTCATTGCGTAAGCAATGAACTATAGGCATAGTCtggatttctgtatgttttttactttctcttgctacatcgtttgagcaatggatctggtaatttgagggagcgatctttgcatgatcgttcatgattgttacttattcggaaaattcggacggaaagtgtggtttttggagcattttgttacgaaaatttttaccaaatttcatagaatagtctcctttgcagactgtttgtggtgctgatcatattacaaacactgttcaaACTCCTTggatctggcgattttgtaaaagagatgttgaattttgttactTCCGTGCGGCTTCAAtataatgtttgcttttcagtgttgcttgccatacattttgcaagtccatagatattgcaccatggctaactaataactcaatggtgctgctatgtgctaataatgtgtaatttttccaattgggaggttttggggggaccagtaaacaactataaaggcttagcagtcataaaatactgagcaaataaactgagagctaattaaatacacttaattaggtcaggcaaacatgttgtgaaagtaattatatcgagaaggtcgtatctgcaatagctaccctatacataatcttaaaaataaagcacttgacagctattgcataaaccctatctatgtgtttttacaattttgtatagaagagataaagtacacattaggggtttagggcaagaaaaccctatctgcaatagctgccaggtgtaaaatgtgtacaatatagaatgcagaaattacccaAATGTATATGGAGCAGCTATCACTGCAAACCCAGAACCAGGGCATAATTTAGTCGGTATCGCATCGCAGTTTGCTACTCAATCTAGGTCACTTGCGATTCATTATTTTCGATGCATCGCATATTTGCGATGCAAAATTTTACCACTTACAAAACATGACATACTATAAACTCACCTTGTTGTCAATAAGAGCTAATAAATTGATATGTGCATGCAACAAAATTAAGTTTGTGTTACTTATTTACCATGTTTTcttgttatttgccttcaggggtcataattttggcagtattttgccttgtatTTTGCCGTGTGTGCACACAGGATCGCTATGAAAACGGCCATCTTTGTTCTTGAATTTTGCCGATGTGTTTCTAGATATATTTTTAggaaaacttttaaaatattcctaaaatcggGGAGGAATTAAATCTGCTACTCAAACTTGAGAAACTGCTATACAAGTAGAATTTTGCATAGCACTTTTGCTACGCAAAATCTGatcactaaattatgccctgcccagaacgtctaaattcagcaaaacttctagtattggagattagatatgaatctagagtattagcctttgttaaactgatactggacaaaattacttatggaaacaattattatagacacattcatgGTCTGCTAGCTCCCTCCCAATTGGTTTGTTATACACTTTTTCTAAAAGATCACtaactattattcaatgttgattgttgtacaactatatatgtaaaattactgctcaaataatactattaataacatcaccattgaaatccatgcttattgtttgctagcaattcactgaactggaaattgctcctttgcaatgatttataagagcccataatgttacccatgtttgcttcttattccagaaccacccatgtgtaaaatgcaccctatgctgttttgggcttatagtgtctaattttgagtctatttatcagactacatttgaggtctgatcttctggattgtatactccccaaatagtggtctaaatttgtgcctatatttagtaattaatccctcattgttactgccaaaccaattttAGAGGATCTGCTGAAAAGGCACTTTGGGTTTGCAGTGTATGGTTCTAAACCCTCAATATTattgtttcttgttttccttctcacccagttgtttgtctccaagataagtacttagtggtccaattaacattattgttatcttattgactatgcagctcgtaaaaatttggccctgctttatattaaggtgagacaggtgtaatcggtttttgtgtgaagatcatagaaatttaaaacttggtacaaagcaattgatataaacaaaaaatactcaaatgttaagcatattaattaactaatttgcatatttaattagggaaaatgagctacagcaccattggtgctcttgtttatttttacatGATTTGTACTTCCTTACcttttttcttactttttctATTTGTGTGCAGGTAAAATTTTGAATGATGATGTGCAGCTAAAAGAATACAAGATTGATGAAAAGAATTTTGTCGTTGTCATGGTAACAAAGGTAAGTTggtcataactgcactatggaaactgaaccccctgagcactacctgccgaccTAACATTGCCTCTGGTTGGTCAATtacgatatcttcactttaatcaccaatcagaatagagctttggaaataattcaccccaatttttttgggtggtgaaattttgttattctaacaatgttgctgattggttcaattgataatgaaaacttctttttggccaatcagcaggtagatCTCACAGGGTTAAATTGTAATAGTAGTGTTCACTATCCATATCTTTTGGATGGCCTATAGACAGTCATCCCTATTCcctaatttcacatttttttcatcaGTTAGATTTTGTATCAAATACAGCCCAGGGCAACACCCAAATAGGCATACGATATACCGAATTTTATACTGGTTTTAAATCATACCGAAACCGATCCCGAAAATTACCcgaaaactgaaaaaaaagaagaaacacaaaatgtttttcctaaccttaaaatcttacaaaatcttacaaagaaaatcactgcgcatgcatgcattgcacATGATGGCATGATGGCATGacacaatcagcctaagtcatatatacgcaGGGAATCGCTGTCACAGCCAGCGAAATCCCCATGGCTACAAGTCAGTGATCTTGTCCGGGCACCCGAGGGGTCTGATGTTTGAATCCCTGGGGTGCCAAGtaacttttttgttcatcttcgctccttttttgttccttctttcctttctgatagccaaaaaccatgtttagtgttagggttaataagccTATATTTCCTTCATTGAGGCATCTCTTAAtccatcacttctacggcgaataacaCAGTTTATAACCACGTTTAGCGTTAGAGGTAACCCATCTCCCAAACCTTACTATATAACTTGATATATAACTATAATTTGACCTAAAAATCAGACCTGTGTTCAGTGTTATAAACTTTGCGTGTTGTTTTCAGCCCAAGGCAACACCCAAAGCAGCAGAAGCACCCAAACAAGAAACACCGGCAGCCACTACAGCTGCCCCGACACCACCAGCCTCCACAGCGACACCCTCGGGAGGGGAGAAACCAGCTAGCACAGATAAACCTAGTGAAGACAAGAAAGATGGGGATGCCACCACAGAGACAACTACCACAACAAGCACAACCAGGTgagactgtgacctttgacctttgaggcgagtgagagtgattgctctcctAAATGCTCTTCCAAATTTCATAGCTCAcctcaattgacctttttggttaatCCCATGACTGGAAAATGTATTAacctgagtacaaacaagcctagtcaggccttgccgtctggattttaaaggcgagtggttaatcactcgctagtatgatgctaggcgagtggtcaaattttcacaaatatcactttggTATAATCAAGTAAAGCTTTGGTCTTTAAATGGTATCTATGTATTTATGTTGACTTTTGCCTTTCTCCGCTTGGAGGGggcacaaaatcgattaaatgttgGTTAAAAATTGGATGATTCGATGgtagattttgggagattcgcggTGAGTGATATTaaatgtctatggcgagtggaaaatcgctcgctagaaatctAGTTTGGGCGAGCGGAGGCGagcgctcgcctcaaacggcaaggcctgtctAGTAatggttcaatggttcttgaaacagctcttgatattttgaaaaaatatatcaaaacttggGCCTTTATATTTTGAAGCCTATTAATGTTatcctttttaatattttatttcagtacCACATCAAGTAGCACACCCTCCGCATTGAATATAACACAAGCGGAGTCGGCTCTGGTGACAGGCTCAGAGTATGAGACGATGGTAGTCAATATCATGGCCATGGGTTTTGAACGAGATAATATTGTGAGGCGCCACTGAGCCAGCTTCAACAACCCGACAGAGCTGTCGAATATCTTATGACGGTAAGCACAGTAGGAGAATAGCATGCCTACAATTAGGATGCCAGTCTTTAAAAGGCCAAATAAAAGTGTTTGTTTGTCCTCAATCGCCGCTAATCAGATCTAGACCGcaccaggttttttttttcaatttctgttttcagaatatttaaaaaaaaaatttaaaacaaaaaaaatttaaataaattatttggGACTAGTTgacttaaaaaaatatgaaaagttagAATTTGTGTTCATGTTATAGTCTATTACGAATTTCAAAATACACTGGATTTGACATTGACCCAAACAAAACCGTGGTCACATTGAGAGGCCTTGGTCTCCGATACGGCTCAACTTCCACTGGTGGAGGTAGAAGGGGATTAAAAAACTTTGGACGGCAAGTGTAGTGCAGGCCAAGTTGTAACATTTGGGTACAAAACAATAAATAGCAAATATTTTTAGTGTTTGAAAGAGAAGATAGTGCAGACACCCATTTAGGtactcccatttgaaattgaatacctgagtggaagaagggcccaactccatcaaaactatttttgagatattaagaaaaaacttaaaaaaaaaaaaaagttttatagacagaatgttttcatcttcaggggacctttaatacatgcatacaatattacatacatttgaaattatatatgatgtttccatagcaatggtacaggtcttaatacgagctggagttgggcccttcttccactaatatactgcaagtgccagttccgtaagcagatgtgttataaatagctacagaaatttgataattatccattaattgcacaagtagaagcatgtaatatgttagcaagagaGTTTATTGTAGTgtaaagcagatttcatggatgaacaaaattcctctttaaccttATATTTGTGGAAAAAggacccaactccatggagttgggcctttcttccatgaaaaccatgactAAGTGTATGtagaagactatttagagagtggattttggctcatctttcacacacaaggtcgaactcatttttgtaaaaaattggagttgggcccttcttccactcaggtattcaattcctacaccctgtgtggaagatttaaggttttgtcttccacagggggtatacaactggatttcaactggaataaccaataATTACAGCACAACTTTGACCGTTAATACCGCATAAAACTAGTATTTGAATTCACTTTCCTTGTTGGCTTTTTATAGAGCATTCCTGATACAGCAGATGAGCCTCCACCAGCACAGGCCCAGCAGGAAactggaggaggaggaggaggacagACAGAGTCACCAGGAACTGGAACTGGAACGGGGACTGGAACAGGAACTGGAACAGGGACGGGAACTGGAACAGGAACTGGAATTGGGACAGGAACTGGGGGTAAGCAGGGCTTTAATCAGCCCTATATTTcctattttgcctatatttttggAACTCTTCCTATTTTTTCCTAGATattcttgaaacaaattcatcaggattgttcataGTTCAATTAAGTAGGAAAGGTTCTTTTTTAGATCCAAAAACTGATACTCActtagaaatatttcaattcctgtcaggaatcttgatcactctggtGTTACTAGATGTTATTAGAAACGGCAACACCGTCTGGTCCTAATGACGTAgccaaatgttttcttctttctaGGCGGCCAACAGAGAAGTGCTGAGGAGGCGTTAGCTTTCCTTCGTAATCAGCCCCAGTTTAACATGCTGAGAAGAACGGTGCAACAAAACCCACGCCTGCTTCCTCAACTATTGCAGCAGCTTGGACAGTCTAATCCACAACTCCTTCAAGTGAGTATTCTCTTGGTTGGCATGACGTCACTCGCGATAGATCACTTCATCCCATTGGTTACCCTTGCactcacaaaacatgtcataaaataaatacctctttggtgaaacaattcaaaaagttttCTTATCAGAGGAGTAAACTCACAATAATAACAACAGGAaaagcaaattggtgttttatatGCGGAGAAAATTGGTTGGAattgaaaggccctgtacaaaccaatagggattttgcGAGGATGTCCCTTTTGACAGACATGAAAAATGGGTAAGTGCAGTAGGTGGAACAACCCCGACCGTGAGTATAGGCTTACCCCTACAgcgtatttattttttttttgcaaccataatgggctgcAATACgctaaatctaaaccctaaaaCATAAACCTAACGCTAACCTAAAgcccgaagttttccgtttttcAGACTccacgctaaccctaaccctaaagggTTGGTGTATTTGCGCCCTGCGGCCCATTACGTTTGCAAAAAGATATAAAAATTGGGTACCaagtatttgtgatgcgatcaagcggaGTCATTTTTCGAGCAAAATCAAAAGTTAGGGTTTTACCCCCCCTTTGAGCACCGCAGCTGGTCATGCGCCAGAGTTAATCACACCTACCTGGAGGATAAtaatatggctcaaaatatgctaaggtgtcatattatatagccatatattttgacatctttttttaaaaataataattatagaaatggaatatttgctagtttagtggcaagtttaggtagtaaagacatagcatacacaatttaagtaaaatcctttcactctaaataataattttaaaaaaatagctttaaaaatgcctatttttacacttttatactTTTACactgtaacatgccaagagacgccttttttcaacagcttttaattttttttatggatccttatagaaattcatgtgacctgtttcccaaaatggtgcagtaaaccaatcaaaaaaacagaaagaggcattatgaattataagttgcaaaggtgtcatattatatagccatatattttgacatctttttttaaaaatattaattatagaaatggaatatttgctagtttagtggcaagtttaggtagtaaagacatagcatacacaatttaagtaaaatcctttcactctaaataataataaaaaaaaaaaaatagctgtaaaaatgcctatttttacaaataactgtaacatgccaagagacgcctttttcaacagcttttaatttttttatggatccttatagaaattcatgtgacctgtttcccaaaatggtgcagtaaaccaatcaaaaaaacagaaagaggcattatgaattataagttaacagatcaaaaaaaggaGTTAAAAGTTTGCCtcgcgtatgttactattgtctgtcaaacctttgattgattttgaagtccctcagtttttttataaacaaagacttgaagcataaactaaagggtaaatctattgtaaataacttcatttctccatattataatcaatttgtaagtggctgccatcttttttgaacatataacaattttaaaatttttcttgaaatgtctgtcaaatagtaacatacgcaagacggtgctgtaattcctgctaaactagggtgatacagctaattatgctacatgacatagcatttagctccacctagctttgtggcactatcactttgtgaggagaagctttttgatgacacaatccattgttaagtgttgtctgtcaaacatttgtacgctaAGTTTGTacataagatttgtatgtgtctgtcaaaagtaacatacccaatacgtttaaaaaaattaaaaatcactggatgttcacattatgatgatagtttagagtttataaaagtgttttaaaacatgtgatttataaactgcatgtgatctttattcaatttcccatcttgaactactgttttgccaaattattattctgtatgttacatttgacagacatcttgcgtatgttatggcttgacagacacacatattttatttataacaatttatcctccttattgtaatatttggacacattttttccacaatcagttgctgtaggtcctacacctaaataaccacaaaataccttatgtaatactttataaatttttatttgattgcagaaaatcatcaaaattgtgtctgtcaaatataacgcacgcaagggctagaaaattaaatttgtgaagtaaatggtctataacttatctttcttttagtgtattatgagcgatatatgtgcatactataatttaaacctggttggagaccaaaagaaaagagctggaaaaataattgtgtgttacacttttatgacaccttagcttattttgagccatattcATAACCAATTTTCTCTTTTTGTTCCACTTCATGACCACAGTTGATCAGCCAGCATCAAGAACAGTTCATAGCCATGCTTAATGAGCCACCTAGCGAGGGAGGCGGCACCGGTACTGGGGGTCAAGAACCAGCGGGTCAAGGTATGGGTGGTATGCAAGGAGCACCCCCTGGTACTATGGCACTTCACGTTACACCGCAAGAAAAAGAAGCCATTGAAAGGGTGAGTCAGTTTTTTATGAAACCACTTGTGTAGTGGtgaaatgtcactaaaaatgtgagtctAACACCTTCATTTTTTCTTGGAATTGTACAACAAGAACTAGGTTATTGTGAGTGATTTGAACAGAttcattttatatttcagcatgctaCTTTCTTTGatgaatggacatgagattgtaatattgtgattatttcaaaattaatatttcaagttaattttacagtgtatctccacacaattagatgacaattaattaaaagaatcacaaaaggcagccttttgagatgtgAGAGTATGTGATACAGCTGACGATGTGTTTGACATATGTATCTATTTGCATTGATTGGTCTTGTCAGTTG is a window of Amphiura filiformis chromosome 2, Afil_fr2py, whole genome shotgun sequence DNA encoding:
- the LOC140139528 gene encoding LOW QUALITY PROTEIN: UV excision repair protein RAD23 homolog A-like (The sequence of the model RefSeq protein was modified relative to this genomic sequence to represent the inferred CDS: inserted 1 base in 1 codon; substituted 1 base at 1 genomic stop codon), which encodes MLITLKTLQQHTFKVEIEETATVKTLKEKVEEEKGKDFPAAGQKLIYAGKILNDDVQLKEYKIDEKNFVVVMVTKPKATPKAAEAPKQETPAATTAAPTPPASTATPSGGEKPASTDKPSEDKKDGDATTETTTTTSTTSTTSSSTPSALNITQAESALVTGSEYETMVVNIMAMGFERDNIVRRHXASFNNPXRAVEYLMTSIPDTADEPPPAQAQQETGGGGGGQTESPGTGTGTGTGTGTGTGTGTGTGTGIGTGTGGGQQRSAEEALAFLRNQPQFNMLRRTVQQNPRLLPQLLQQLGQSNPQLLQLISQHQEQFIAMLNEPPSEGGGTGTGGQEPAGQGMGGMQGAPPGTMALHVTPQEKEAIERLKALGYPEELVIQAYFACEKNENLAANFLLTQDPDDQ